A region from the Branchiostoma lanceolatum isolate klBraLanc5 chromosome 2, klBraLanc5.hap2, whole genome shotgun sequence genome encodes:
- the LOC136426845 gene encoding crystal protein-like, translated as MASKRVVHILVLTTTLSVCLDYGVTEDDSTVQTQFGAVRGKYVQEGVIFLGLPFAVPPVGELRWKPPAVYNTSWAPAVRDGTLPGPACRQPKCGPTYNDVQHICNRDANRTQSEDCLYLNIFAPESALNSTVTPLPVLFWIHGGNYRIGTGAALVYDGRFLANKTQTVVVTINYRLGVFGFLVTGEGEDDAKGNFGLLDQLQALAWVQENIGSFGGDKNKVTIFGQSAGSDSVATHMISNKTLGLFKQAIMMSLPFSIPHKSRQEALRLGKYFAQQLNCSPGDMTCLRSKEPDVILDTQNKSNSHIVDPFKPIESFMQWGPSIDYDVVPAPTVDSFAKGNFQKKPFIIGTTLQENVFYVYQAYTKNITSKLKLDEIVATFVQEKAIPILEEYKPQTSQDYRAILSEIATDWIFTCPTRKVARSAGSNRKDVWLYLYDHVWSFKHLWDEWKFCNGHVCHGEDIPFVFQTPLLANLTFTTDEQHMADTIAYHYGNFAHTGDPNRPAHNINSTSNGNPKVVNWPKYGTNGHFYRLNITTPEDNLLDNYRHEKCDVLDRLNVYH; from the coding sequence ATGGCGTCAAAAAGAGTGGTTCATATCCTTGTCCTGACTACAACTTTGTCAGTCTGTCTCGACTACGGAGTAACAGAAGATGACTCGACTGTTCAGACGCAGTTCGGCGCTGTTCGAGGCAAGTACGTGCAGGAAGGAGTCATCTTCCTCGGCCTCCCTTTCGCGGTTCCTCCCGTCGGCGAGCTACGTTGGAAGCCGCCTGCAGTATACAACACGTCCTGGGCGCCCGCGGTCCGAGACGGTACTTTACCCGGACCCGCCTGCCGCCAGCCGAAATGCGGGCCTACTTACAACGACGTTCAACACATCTGCAATCGTGATGCAAACAGAACGCAGAGTGAAGACTGTCTGTACCTCAACATTTTCGCGCCTGAAAGTGCTCTGAATTCCACCGTGACACcgttacctgttttgttttggattCACGGTGGAAACTATCGAATCGGTACCGGGGCTGCTTTGGTGTACGACGGAAGATTTCTTGCTAACAAAACTCAGACTGTCGTTGTTACAATCAACTACAGACTTGGTGTTTTCGGATTTCTCGTAACCGGTGAGGGAGAAGACGATGCAAAAGGCAATTTTGGACTCCTAGATCAGTTACAGGCGTTGGCATGGGTCCAAGAAAACATCGGCAGCTTCGGAGGCGACAAAAACAAGGTCACCATATTCGGGCAGAGCGCTGGGTCGGATTCAGTGGCCACACACATGATTTCCAACAAGACATTGGGCTTGTTCAAACAGGCCATCATGATGAGCTTACCGTTCTCCATTCCTCACAAATCTCGCCAGGAGGCGCTTCGTCTCGGCAAGTACTTTGCGCAACAGCTGAACTGTTCACCCGGAGATATGACTTGCCTTCGTTCCAAGGAACCAGATGTTATACTTGACACTCAAAATAAGTCGAATTCTCACATTGTCGACCCGTTTAAGCCTATAGAGAGCTTCATGCAATGGGGGCCTTCTATAGATTACGATGTGGTGCCCGCTCCTACGGTAGATAGCTTCGCAAAAGGTAACTTTCAGAAGAAGCCGTTCATCATAGGAACTACCTTGcaagaaaatgtgttttatgtctaTCAAGCCTACACCAAGAACATAACCAGCAAACTCAAACTTGACGAAATCGTTGCTACCTTTGTCCAAGAGAAGGCCATACCGATTCTAGAAGAGTACAAACCTCAAACGTCACAAGACTATCGTGCGATTTTATCTGAGATCGCGACGGACTGGATCTTTACGTGCCCGACTCGTAAAGTAGCACGAAGCGCTGGTTCAAACCGTAAAGATGTTTGGTTGTATCTATACGACCATGTCTGGTCCTTTAAGCATCTGTGGGACGAGTGGAAGTTTTGTAACGGCCACGTATGTCATGGGGAGGACATTCCGTTTGTATTTCAAACACCCCTCTTAGCGAATCTAACCTTTACCACCGACGAACAACACATGGCGGACACCATAGCGTACCACTACGGAAACTTCGCGCACACAGGCGACCCAAACAGACCCGCCCACAACATCAACTCTACAAGCAACGGGAACCCAAAGGTTGTCAACTGGCCAAAGTACGGTACAAACGGACATTTCTACAGACTGAATATCACAACTCCTGAAGATAACTTGCTGGACAACTATCGGCACGAGAAGTGTGATGTCCTTGACAGACTCAATGTGTATCAttag